From a region of the Rhipicephalus microplus isolate Deutch F79 chromosome X, USDA_Rmic, whole genome shotgun sequence genome:
- the LOC142775678 gene encoding uncharacterized protein LOC142775678 isoform X1 gives MDAKVFVMLGTLAVASAGVPLLGGQSTQHRAQDDYGNYQFSYDIVDPLGATNGRWEVGDAYGNKRGGYTITDIDGRQRRVEYVADAYGFRVIVNTNEPGTAASTPASAVFNSPYVNVIRGLALAKPVVAAAATAAVPVAHVPYVRQAPAAAPVVVAAPPLSGQYAEYAGYAPSFHGQFGRRIGAARNFYNYYKKR, from the exons GTGTTCGTGATGCTCGGAACGCTTGCCGTGGCGAGCGCCGGCGTTCCACTGTTGGGAGGTCAAAGTACGCAGCACAGAGCTCAAGAC GACTATGGCAACTACCAGTTCAGCTACGACATCGTTGACCCACTGGGCGCCACCAACGGCCGCTGGGAGGTAGGAGATGCGTATGGCAACAAACGCGGCGGCTACACCATCACCGACATCGACGGCCGTCAGCGGCGCGTCGAGTACGTGGCCGACGCCTACGGGTTCCGCGTCATCGTCAACACAAACGAGCCCGGTACGGCGGCCAGTACGCCAGCCTCCGCCGTCTTCAACTCGCCGTACGTGAACGTAATACGGGGCCTGGCGCTGGCGAAGCCCGTGGTCGCCGCTGCCGCGACGGCCGCCGTGCCCGTGGCCCACGTGCCGTACGTGAGGCAGGCACCCGCCGCCGCGCCCGTGGTGGTGGCCGCGCCGCCACTCAGCGGCCAGTACGCGGAATACGCTGGCTATGCACCTTCCTTCCACGGACAGTTTGGACGGCGCATCGGGGCGGCTCGGAACTTCTACAACTACTACAAAAAGCGCTAA
- the LOC142775678 gene encoding uncharacterized protein LOC142775678 isoform X2, which translates to MQLQVFVMLGTLAVASAGVPLLGGQSTQHRAQDDYGNYQFSYDIVDPLGATNGRWEVGDAYGNKRGGYTITDIDGRQRRVEYVADAYGFRVIVNTNEPGTAASTPASAVFNSPYVNVIRGLALAKPVVAAAATAAVPVAHVPYVRQAPAAAPVVVAAPPLSGQYAEYAGYAPSFHGQFGRRIGAARNFYNYYKKR; encoded by the exons ATGCAATTACAGGTGTTCGTGATGCTCGGAACGCTTGCCGTGGCGAGCGCCGGCGTTCCACTGTTGGGAGGTCAAAGTACGCAGCACAGAGCTCAAGAC GACTATGGCAACTACCAGTTCAGCTACGACATCGTTGACCCACTGGGCGCCACCAACGGCCGCTGGGAGGTAGGAGATGCGTATGGCAACAAACGCGGCGGCTACACCATCACCGACATCGACGGCCGTCAGCGGCGCGTCGAGTACGTGGCCGACGCCTACGGGTTCCGCGTCATCGTCAACACAAACGAGCCCGGTACGGCGGCCAGTACGCCAGCCTCCGCCGTCTTCAACTCGCCGTACGTGAACGTAATACGGGGCCTGGCGCTGGCGAAGCCCGTGGTCGCCGCTGCCGCGACGGCCGCCGTGCCCGTGGCCCACGTGCCGTACGTGAGGCAGGCACCCGCCGCCGCGCCCGTGGTGGTGGCCGCGCCGCCACTCAGCGGCCAGTACGCGGAATACGCTGGCTATGCACCTTCCTTCCACGGACAGTTTGGACGGCGCATCGGGGCGGCTCGGAACTTCTACAACTACTACAAAAAGCGCTAA